A DNA window from Brassica napus cultivar Da-Ae chromosome C1, Da-Ae, whole genome shotgun sequence contains the following coding sequences:
- the LOC125580699 gene encoding NADH dehydrogenase [ubiquinone] iron-sulfur protein 2 → MHASFIRPGGVAQDLPLGLCRDIDSFTQQFASRINELEEMSTGYRIWKQRLVDIGTVTAQQAKDWGFSGVMLRGPGVCWDSRRAAHYDVHDQSDPDVPVGTGGDRYDRYCIRIEEMRQIHRIIVQCLNQMPSGMIKANDRKLCPPSRCRMKLSMESSIHHFELYTEGFSVTASSTYTAVEAPKREFGVFLVTNGSNRPYRRKIRAPGFAHSQGLDSMSKHHMPADVVTIIGTQDIVFGEVDR, encoded by the exons ATGCATGCCAGTTTCATACGACCAGGTGGAGTGGCACAAGATCTGCCTCTTGGCTTATGTCGAGATATTGATTCCTTCACACAACAATTTGCTTCTCGTATCAATGAATTAGAAGAGATGTCAACCGGATACCGTATCTGGAAACAACGATTAGTGGATATTGGTACTGTCACTGCACAGCAAGCAAAGGATTGGGGATTCAGTGGTGTAATGTTAAGAGGT CCAGGGGTATGCTGGGATTCGCGAAGAGCAGCACATTACGATGTTCATGACCAATCGGATCCTGACGTACCAGTAGGTACCGGAGGAGATCGCTATGATCGTTACTGTATCCGTATCGAAGAGATGCGACAAATTCATCGGATCATTGTGCAATGTCTTAATCAAATGCCTAGCGGCATGATCAAAGCCAATGATCGTAAGCTATGTCCTCCATCACGATGTCGAATGAAACTATCCATGGAAT CCTCAATTCACCATTTCGAACTTTATACAGAAGGTTTTTCCGTAACAGCTTCTTCTACCTATACCGCAGTTGAAGCACCTAAAAGAGAATTTGGTGTCTTTCTGGTCACTAATGGAAGCAATCGTCCCTACCGTCGTAAAATAAGAGCACCCGGCTTTGCCCATTCACAAGGACTCGATTCTATGTCCAAACATCACATGCCAGCAGATGTGGTCACCATCATAGGTACTCAAGATATTGTGTTTGGAGAGGTGGATAGATAG
- the LOC111213047 gene encoding LOW QUALITY PROTEIN: uncharacterized protein LOC111213047 (The sequence of the model RefSeq protein was modified relative to this genomic sequence to represent the inferred CDS: deleted 2 bases in 2 codons; substituted 1 base at 1 genomic stop codon) produces MSVFLGHHRNIDRVENGTKNETLRQLFRTGSLVSHTQVLSEPCNKLFRLCNRREATLWACRNEXSERGGGAGFNFQVGREVKTIREDCPPGKASQSRGGRVGRRYHEPSVPHIYSEASVVHRFHRMLLSLGKDCVSLQLSFGCFAIDRPSSRSFPVHSLHISDTQGRTRWEGFLHPSLCPADHSAGILHSRLRLTTARGCSCRYVSQRGSLAPPVLSFYDMLLLSPYSICHLVISASLRASTFERNGGLHSVTPRSPSERSE; encoded by the exons ATGAGCGTGTTCTTGGGCCATCATAGAAACATAGATAGGGTCGAAAACGGAACGAAAAACGAAACTTTACGACAGCTTTTTCGTACAGGTTCACTTGTATCACATACACAAGTGCTCTCTGAACCGTGCAATAAG CTTTTTAGGTTATGCAATAGAAGGGAGGCAACGCTTTGGGCTTGCAGAAATGAATGATCAGAAAGA GGGGGGGGTGCTGGATTCAATTTCCAGGTCGGGCGTGAGGTGAAGACCATAAGAGAAGATTGCCCTCCCGGCAAGGC TTCTCAAAGCAGAGGAGGAAGGGTGGGCAGAAGGTACCACGAGCCCTCTGTCCCACACATCTATTCAGAAGCAAGTGTAGTTCACAGGTTCCACCGAATGCTCCTATCTCTCGGCAAAGATTGTGTGAGTTTGCAGTTATCCTTCGGATGCTTCGCAATAGATCGACCCAGTTCCCGTTCTTTTCCGGTTCACTCGCTTCATATCTCCGATACCCAGGGAAGGACGCGGTGGGAAGGG TTCCTTCACCCTAGCCTCTGTCCGGCCGATCATTCCGCTGGCATCTTGCATTCACGCCTCCGTTTGACTACCGCTCGGGGATGTAGTTGTAGATACGTTAGTCAACGTGGGTCGTTGGCTCCACCTGTTCTCTCCTTCTACGACATGCTGTTGCTGTCGCCATATTCCATATGTCACCTAGTCATCTCTGCCTCACTGCGGGCCAGCACCTTCGAAAGAAACGGAGGACTTCATTCAGTGACTCCGCGATCGCCCTCTGAACGATCAGAATAA
- the LOC125580700 gene encoding LOW QUALITY PROTEIN: uncharacterized mitochondrial protein AtMg00500 (The sequence of the model RefSeq protein was modified relative to this genomic sequence to represent the inferred CDS: deleted 2 bases in 2 codons; substituted 2 bases at 2 genomic stop codons), whose amino-acid sequence MEVFNEYTLYHGWMKLYLEYQRWNCMLRLSASIELEVFMDVPIFIRTYYRPANMDDSFRYGIIFRMYDLAVXLQWGNVMKLLPVTKTQVETKKKPLNLNWWLTEGHFNLCSKKIESIVDKALSLYKEGFAHSDKGRFXYSHRYLSLLRGSEQLPLKWEPFKSS is encoded by the exons ATGGAAGTATTCAATGAATACACTCTGTACCATGGGTGGATGAAGCTTTATCTGGAGTATCAAAGATGGAATTGTATGCTAAGGCTTAGTGCCAGTATAGAGCTTGAAGTCTTTATGGATGTGCCGATCTTTATCCGTACATATTACCGACCTGCGAACATGGATGATTCGTTCAGGTACGGGATAATATTTAGGATGTACGATTTGGCTGTCTAGTTACAGTGGGGCAATGTCATGAAATTGCTACCAGTAACTAAGACTCAAgtagagaca aaaaaaaaaccactcaATTTGAAT TGGTGGTTAACAGAAGGCCATTTCAACTTATGCTCTAAAAAGATAGAAAGCATTGTTGATAAAGCCCTCTCTTTATATAAAGAGGGCTTT GCGCATTCGGATAAAGGAAGATTCTGATATTCACATAGGTATTTAAGCCTACTTCGGGGATCTGAACAGCTTCCCCTCAAATGGGAGCCGTTTAAGTCATCTTAA
- the LOC111213046 gene encoding putative ATP synthase protein YMF19, translating into MPQLDKFTYFSQFFCLCIFFFTFYIFICNDGDGVLGISRILQLRNQLLLHRGKTIQRKDPNSLEDLLRKCFSTGVSYMYASLFEVSQWCKAVDLLGKRRKITLISCFGEISGSRGMERNILYNISMSSPSNTGRWITCRNCRNDIMLIHVVHGQGSIK; encoded by the coding sequence ATGCCTCAACTAGATAAATTCACTTATTTTTCACAATTTTTCTGTTTATGCATTTTCTTCTTTACTTTCTACATTTTCATATGCAATGATGGAGATGGAGTACTTGGCATCAGCAGAATTCTACAACTACGGAACCAACTGCTTTTACACCGAGGGAAGACCATCCAGAGGAAGGACCCCAACAGTTTGGAAGATCTTTTGAGAAAATGTTTTAGCACTGGTGTATCCTATATGTATGCTAGTTTATTCGAAGTATCCCAATGGTGTAAGGCCGTCGACTTATTGGGAAAAAGGAGGAAAATCACTTTGATCTCTTGTTTCGGAGAAATAAGTGGCTCACGAGGAATGGAAagaaacatattatataatatatcgaTGTCCTCTCCTTCAAATACTGGAAGGTGGATCACTTGTAGGAATTGTAGGAATGACATAATGCTAATCCATGTTGTACATGGCCAAGGAAGCATAAAATGA